A single region of the Solwaraspora sp. WMMD791 genome encodes:
- a CDS encoding carbohydrate ABC transporter permease, whose product MVVLPLLWVVMSSFKDDAQIIRDPLSLIPDQLHWDNFSRAWVDGGIGDFFLNTVVIVGGGVFLTMLLGSMAAYVLARYEFTGNRLIYYMFLSGLTLPVFMAAVPLYKGVYNTGVVLPLLGPNSHLMLILVYTAWSLAFTVFFMHSFFKTLPDTVAEAAMVDGASHSTLFFRVMLPMARPGLISIGIFNVIGQWNQWYLPYLLMQPSGGEAKNQVIAQGLIDLSVNQGYKSDWSGLFAGVTMAMLPVLIVYLVFQRQVQAGLTGSVSK is encoded by the coding sequence ATGGTGGTGCTGCCGCTGCTGTGGGTGGTGATGTCGTCGTTCAAGGACGACGCGCAGATCATCCGCGACCCGCTGTCGCTGATCCCGGACCAGCTGCACTGGGACAACTTCTCCCGCGCCTGGGTCGACGGCGGCATCGGCGACTTCTTCCTCAACACCGTCGTCATCGTCGGCGGCGGCGTCTTCCTGACCATGCTGCTCGGCTCGATGGCCGCCTACGTGCTGGCCCGCTACGAGTTCACCGGCAACCGGCTCATCTACTACATGTTCCTGTCCGGGCTGACCCTGCCGGTGTTCATGGCCGCCGTGCCGCTGTACAAGGGCGTCTACAACACCGGCGTCGTCCTGCCGCTGCTCGGCCCGAACAGCCACCTCATGCTGATCCTGGTCTACACCGCCTGGTCGCTGGCGTTCACCGTCTTCTTCATGCACTCGTTCTTCAAGACCCTGCCGGACACCGTCGCCGAAGCCGCGATGGTCGACGGAGCGTCGCACTCGACGCTGTTCTTCCGGGTCATGCTGCCGATGGCCCGACCGGGCCTGATCAGCATCGGCATCTTCAACGTCATCGGCCAGTGGAACCAGTGGTACCTGCCGTACCTGCTGATGCAGCCCAGCGGCGGCGAGGCCAAGAACCAGGTGATCGCGCAGGGCCTGATCGACCTGTCGGTCAACCAGGGCTACAAGTCCGACTGGTCCGGCCTGTTCGCCGGCGTCACCATGGCCATGCTGCCGGTGCTCATCGTCTACCTCGTCTTCCAACGGCAGGTGCAGGCCGGCCTCACCGGCAGCGTCTCGAAGTGA